TTAGACTTCTACAAAGCACTTTGTGTTAAATTGTCTGTCAAATGTTCGGCAGATTGTGTTTTATAATTGAGGCAGCATCTCTCCTTCGATTcagctctgtttctgtctgttgctTTTAGTTACGTACATGTGCAGTTGGTGAAAGACAATCAGAAACCTGGTTAAGTGTACACATAGAAGTAAAATTAGCCTTCTACCatgggaaaccaggtttccctaaccCCCTGCCccaatttcagaaaccagctttcccaagAAAGCCGACATCAGCTTGgttatttaaatgcatgtaaacacactcaatGTCAAACTCTCAAACAGTCAGCAATACAGAAGTCGATATTCAGaaaactgtaaatcattttCCACTGCTTTTGTGTTATGAAGGAAAAGTCAAAcctttttaatgcagtttcTCTCACAAAGTTAATACATCATTAGCCATGATGTTTACCTTCCTGGTTTTCCAGGATATTTGGAGCAAAGCCACCTTCATCGCCCACATTAGTTGCATCTTGTCCATATTTCTTCTTGATGACATTTTTAAGATTGTGGTAGACCTCGGCTCCAATCCGCATGGCTTCTTTGAAGGTGCTTGCACCAACAGGAAGGATCATGAACTCCTGCATGGCAAGTTTATTACCAGCATGAGAGCCACCATTGATGACATTGAAGGCCTGGTAGAGGGCAGAAATGATAGCTGTTTGCAACTGATAAACTACAAGGTGAAGTAATTAATGCATGTAGTTTAAAATACAGATCCTTACTGGCACTGGCAAGATAACATCAGCATTTCCTGCCAGGTCAGCAATATGACGATACAGGGGGACTCCTTTCTCTGCTGCACCAGCCTTGCAAACAGCCAAAGACACACCCAGGATAGCATTTGCTCCAAATTTGGCtgtttggaaaaaagaaatgtctaatttattttaagCCTCTTAcgagaaacattttaaagaacagtaGTCCAAGACTTGTAATGCTTCAACATCAGGTTTAATAATGGGAAAAATTATTTCTTCTGACTTGAAAGATTtcacaaattatttaaagatGTTACACCTGGTGTCTATAATGTATTATTTCATTAGCTGACTTACCTCCTTTTGTGGTCTCCTGTATTATATTTAGAACAATTCCTTAACATGTTACACAAACAACCCTGTTTTTCAACATATGATGACAATAAtctgtattaaacattttttaaatttatatgtCAACAATTTAGCTGAATTTAATCTATTGCATTTAAGgtgatttttaatttagttcAGATCACTACTTTAAATTAATGGCTTTGCAGTAATTATGTTGCAGTGGATAATACAACCGTTAAAAATTCCCAGTATCTCAGACTGAAATTAAACTTgaaactgcagtaaaaagttTTTCTGACCCAGTTTCTCATAATTATAGcctagacaaaaacacaaacaaattcaaTGTCTAAATACAAGGCTAAACTTCACTTTAAATGGTTGCTTTGAAATAACAGTATCACTGCTATTACATACATTTGTTCTCTGTGCCATCCATGTCAATCATAATCTGGTCAATTGCCTCTTGTTCAACCACAGATACACCCTGAAAAGAAATTAAGataaaattattaacattacaaaaataatgaaaacattcattaCCACAAATTACTATGGGAGGGTAACTTCCTTACTTGGCCAATAAGTGCAGGTCCAATAGTTGAATTTATGTGTTCAACAGCCTGCGAGACTCCTGTGACACACATTAGTAATTTTTCTTATTCTGGGTAAATATTGCAAGACTAATATTAAACCATATCTAGAAGTGAAGTCATGGAAACTTGTTTCTTGCTACTTTAAGACTTCGATAACCTAAATGAAATCAATACAGTTATTGAAGAACACTTGGTATATTTGGCATCATACCAAAAGTgatcaaaaatgtcttttgaaaaagcatttaagattttaaatggcCGTGCTGAAACTTGATCTGAAAAGCCTACTTCATTTCACTTTCCATGACTCAACTCCCAAATGAATACAATCTTCACACATAAAAACCATAACTTTAGCAAACCATGCAAGTTCTAGTTAGTAAATATATACTTGTTGGCAAACAGACACATGCTGGagtataaatgtttaatttatcaagtttcacccccccccccccccccccccatttcatTTACTCACATTGCAGCATTTCAACAGTTTTATTGAACATAAAATCAACCcaaatacaaattaatatttgagAGAGCATACTTAACAATTTACCATGCACCCCATGTCTGCTGAACCCAATGTAATAAACTTGTACAGCAAATATTTATTCTctcaaagttttaaataaaattgacagGCAATGAAAACTCACTAACCCTTTCAGATCTGTTATAGaaaaagagagcagaggagagtaAAGATGACACACATGAAGATAAAACAGGAGTATAAAATaccttttgccttttctttctgcttcaaCATCTTTAGGAAATACCAGCACCACACCTAACAATTCACCACCTTACAGAAATGCAAAAGGTTGTACAAACCTTTCCCAAGATAGCGAGTCTTGTCATTGTCTCTGAGCTCCAAGGCTTCATAGATACCAGTAGATGCACCACTTGGTACCGCAGCCCGAAACAAGCCTGAGAAACATACATCAAAACATAAGGAAAACCTTAGAATCACTAGCCAACAGcgatgaaacacacaaaaaagtgctGATAAAAATGtctctccaaaaaaaaaaacaaaaaaaaaaaacccaaccacTTTGGATTTTAGGAATTTAGGTTAATGCAGTTAGAGGAATTTTGATGTTTGCACATGATCAAAAcgtttttttgttcaaataatCCATTATATTTAATGGTTGAGGTCATACTGATAGAAATCATGCACTGACCCCTACCTTTGTCAGTATAAAGGTCGACCTCTACAGTAGGGTTTCCACGAGAATCAAAGATCTCTCTGGCATGGATCTTGACAATGGACATGGTGCAGGACCTGAAGACTAATGTTTTAAGTTATTACTGTGATGTTTGGTTcgagacaaaaagaaataacaagGAATAATTTATGCAAATGTCAAATACGTTAATATGTATGGAGCACCTCCTTCCTTCTTGGAGCTCACTCCCAAAAATATCCTGACCCAGCTATAAGCTTAGGAGTGCTATGCAGGCATGCAACCACCCTAATTGGATAAGGCTCCCTCATCCCTCCCTAATCACATGGCAATTAGGGTGCTTAAATTGCGGCATCTGTCAATGCAAGGTTAAACTCGTTCATCATCTTGCCCCCACATTATTTAACTGGATTAAAAAAGGATTCAGAGAAATGCGTGACAGACAGATGTGTACAGCTTCTAAAACATCTACGCCACCCAAATTCCAAACACAGTGTAAACTGCATGTGTGGATGCCCATCAACAACTACCGCCAGCTAACTGAACGCAGAAGAGACGTTACACGTAAAGCAGGACGCTAGCAAGCCTACAGACTAGacccaaaaagaaaacaagcaagtcTAATGAATCTAAATTATTGAGACACAACCAACTGGTAATTCTACCTCGCTAATAACCGCAGTCAAAGTCGACGAATCCCCGCGCAGGAATGAAGAatcaaagaagaagaatttctTCTTCTACTTATACTTTTTTCGCAGGCTCGACACATTGCGTTCATCACGTTGCCCCCACAGGTTTTCATGTGAACTACACCACAATCCTACTGTGCGTGAGAGGTGAGCAACATCAGTAGCGGAAGTATGGCACTGGGGATTTGCCAAATCTAGGAATTCAGCTAGTGGATTAATTAAAAGTGCAAAGGTATTTGCTCAGAGAACTACCAAAGTAGAAGCAATCTTTATATAGAATGGCCCATTTCATAAATACGCTATTGTATGTAATGAATGATGTATTGTGTGATGTGTTCATAGCTTTATTATTGGAGTTGGTAAAGATCTAGCTTTTTTAACTGCTTTAAGCTGTTTGATGATCATATGTTTTGAAACAAACAATTGTAGTTTGAATGACTTGCTGAGTGGTCACACCAGGAACTGgaattttttatgtgtttgagaGGACTATTGGTTAGACAAAACAAGAACTGTTGCTCTTTGAATCCGCTCATATAACATACAGctcacataaaacatttttcatgttttttatgaCAGTTGCAAATCACAGTCACATTGGTGCTTTTACCTACAGGctattattttcagttttagttgaTCAGTTTGCTGTCCAGTTAGCCATATAGCCACCTATTAATTGTGATTATAGCTCTATAAAttataacttttaaaatgtctgctaATGAACAATCTataacagttttgttttagtttccaGGTACAGCAGACTGAAATATATTGTATGCACCTCTGTTGCAGGTGCAAATTTAAGTTTTGTACCTCATCTTCACATTGCACCATTAATAACCAGCAAGAATCCTGAATCATGTTATCACAATAACAATGAATACTAGAAAGCCATATTAATTTTGGTGTGGTTGCaactgaattattattattattatcatcatcatcgtcatcatcatcatcatcatcatcatcattgggTCCTCTTCGATGTTCTGACCCCGTTTCTCTGCTTCGCATTTgttaagccaaaaaaaaaaaacagtgagcaGTTTGTGGAGCGCTAATGCCGTGTTTCCAGTAGAGGGCAGTCTAAGGGGCAGCCAATACTGACTGACTTGACCGGcgaccacagaagaagaaagtcaTCCTGTGCCGTATTGAATTAGTGCGCTACGCTAATAAATCACTTAAGTTTTAATTTCAACACGTTTTTGTAGAAGCAACTGAAGGTTACTGTTTGAAGGGATAATGTCAGGGATACCTCCAGACACATGGCAGCCGCCCACAGTGGCTTTGGATACGACGTAAGTTTTTTATGATAACAATGCATGCTAAAACAGCTAGCTTAGCTAGCTCTCAGTAAAGTGAGcagttttttgcttttaccTTTGCCAAATCAAGAATTTATTTCGGAATTAGTTTAGAATTTAGAATTATCTGTCTTGGCACCATGCTGATGATGAAGTTCTATCAGGGGTCATTTTAGTATGAACGTTTTGTTTTGCAGGATGGGGACTGTAGTTGTGGAGCTGTACTGGAACCACGCACCAAGGACCTGCAAGAACTTTGCAGAGCTGGCCCGAAGAGGCTACTACAACAACACAAAGTTTCACCGGATAATCAAAGACTTCATGGTGCAGGGAGGAGATCCTACAGGGACAGGTGGGTTTATaacaaatatacacaatataaCCAAATTATGTGGATAGTTCATCATTCccaatcttcttttccttttggctgttccctttcaggggtcgccccagcgaatcatgtgcctccatctaactctgtcctctgcatcctcttcactcacaccaactaacttcatgtcctccctcactacatccataaatctcctctttggtcttcctctagacctcctgcctggcagctccaacctcagcatccttctaccgatatattcacaatgtcttctctgaacatgtccacaccacctcaatctggcctctctgactttatctccaaaacatctaacttgagctgtccctctgatgtactcattcctgatcctgtccatcctcgtcactcccaaagagaacctcaacatcttaagctctgctatctccagctctgcctcctgtcttttcttcagtgccactgtctctaagccgaacaacatcgctggtctcaccaccgtcttgaagatctttcctttcattcttgctgatattcttttatcacacaacacacctgacacttttctccacccgttccaacccgCCTGCaatcgcctcttcacctcttttccacactcaccgttgctctgaaccgttgaccctaagtacttaaagtcctgcaccttcttcacctctgctccctgtaacctcactgttcaaCCTGGGTCcttctcattgacacacatgtattctgtctttctgcggctaagcttcattcctctgttttccagagcagacctccacctctctagattttcctccacctgctccctgctctcactacaaatcacaatgtcatctgcaaacatcatagtccatggagattcctgtctaacctcatctgtcagcctttctatcaccagagcaaacaagaaggggctcagagccgatccttgatgcagacccacctccaccttgtattcctctgtcacacctacagcacacttcaccacggtcttacagctctcatacatgtcctgcaccactctaacatacttctctgccgctccagacttcctcatacaataccacagctcctctctcagcacactgtcatacgctttctctaaatctacgaagacacaatgcaactctgttgtactctttctaggcatgaaaccatattgctgctcacaaatgctcacctctgcccttagccaagcttccactactctttcccacaacttcattgtgtggctcatcagctttattcctctgtaattgccacagctctgcacatctcccttgttcttaaaaattggtaccagtacacttttcctccagtcctctggcatcctctcactctccaagatcttgttaaacaaactagtcagaaactctactgccacctctcctagacacttccaaacctccacaggtatgtcatcgggaccaactgcctttctgctcttcatcctcttcaacgccctcctcacttcactcttactaatctttgctacttcctgctccacaccagtcacctcttctactcttcgttccctttcattttcctcgttcatcaactcttcaaagtactccttccatcttcccatcacactcctggcacctgtcaatacatttccatccttatctttaatcaccctaacctgctgcacatccttcccatctctatctctttgtctggccaacctgtacaaatccacctctccctctttagtgtccaacttagcatacaagtcctcatatgctctttgtttggcctttgccacctcaaccttaccttacgctgtatctccctgttctcctgtctactctcttcagtcctctcagtgtcctacttcttcttagctaacctcctaccctgtatacactcctgaacttcctcgttccaccaccaagtctccttgtctgctttcctctttccagatgacacaccaagtaccctcctacctgtctccctgatcaaattagctgtagtagtccagtcatctggaagcacctccaaaccacccagattctgcctcagctcctccctgaaaactacacaacattcttcctttttcaacttccaccacttcctcctctgctctgccttagtcctcttcatcttcctcaccaccagcatcattttacacaccaccatcctgtgttgtctggctacactcgcccctaccaatgctttacagtcactgatctcttttcagattacagcgtctacacaagatgtagtctacctgagtgcttctacctccgctcttgtacgtcaccctatgttccttcctcttctggaggaaagtgttcactacagccatttccatcctctttgcaaagtcaaccaccatctgaccttctgcattcctgtcctgaacaccaaacctgcccataacagtctcatcacttctgttcccttcacctacatgcccattgaaatctgcacctaTGACCACTCTCTAActtctggggatgctctgcatcacttcatctaactcactccagaatttctccttctcttctaactcgcatcctacctgtggggcataaccactcacaacattgaacatcaccccttcaacttccagcttcagactcatcaacctgtctgatactcttttcacctctagaatattcctcacaaaatcctctttcagtataactcctactccatttctcttcctatctgacccatggtagaacaacttgaaccctgctcctaagcttctagccttgctacctttccacctggtctcttggacacacagtatgtccaccttccttctctgcatcatgtcgatcaactccctagccttccctgtcatagtaccaacattcaaagtccctactgtcagtcctacattcttagctttcctcttctctctctgcctacgaacaaaccttcctcctcttcttcttcgtcttcgaccaacagtagtccaatttccaccggtaccctgtaggtcaacagcaccggtggcggtcgttgttaacctgggccccgaccgatccggtatggaagtctttgtcacggttcgcatgtttgatttggcatgtgttttacgtcggatgcccttcctgccacaaccctctgcatttatccagacttgggactggcacaagaagacactggcttgtgcccccttgcggttgcattagttCATTATTCCCAATCATCAGTACTATACACTAGTACTAACATGCAATATTACTTTAGACAAGTGATCTTTCAAATTTGTGGCAACAACTTGAGAAATATTCTTTCTGGTCTaacaagaaatgtgaaaagattTGCAAACAACTTGCGAACAGCCTGCACAAATCTTGATACAAACCTGTTGAACTCCAAATATCAGTCAACCTCATGCTGAACTTCAGGATGTTGTAGTATATactttttaactattttaacattttatcaacAAAGTAATTAGAGAAAATATTGGTAGGTTAGTtgacaattaaaacaattattagTTGTCTTGTTCAATTCTTGcgttttgtgattttgttttaccAATAGGTCGTGGTGGTGCCTCCATATACGGTAAAGAGTTTGAAGATGAACTGAACCCAGAACTGAAATTCACAGGTAATCGTAGCTGGATAAATCCACATTgaacatattaaacaaattagCATGTGCATCAGTACTAAGTcctaatgttatttttttgtatgaaGCTGTGTTAGTTTCACTAAGGTGCACATAATGAACCTATTCAcattgaaatattatttaatactgTGACCTGACTCAGGATAAGCGGacgataatggatggatggatggaatatTTATTAATGTGGATGTTATGTTACGATACAATGAAttagttgtgtttttgctttaagtatttttttatttaaaaatggacaGATATAACTTTGGATAGGCATAACTTTTAGTATAACTTTTGCTTTAAGTTTTACTATGAACATTATACTTGATAGTTAGAAACAGCTGTAATTGAATTTGTGTCTTTTAGGTGCTGGTATTCTGGCAATGGCCAATGCAGGACCAGACACCAATGGAAGCCAGTTCTTCCTAACTCTAGGACCCACCCAGTGGTTGGATGGCAAACACAGTATTTTTGGAAGAGTATACCAAGGGATGGGGGTGCTGAACCGAATTGGGATGGTGGAGACAAACAGCCAAGATCGTCCAGTTGACGACATAAAAATTATCAGAGCTAATGTACCCAATTAAGCAAaagttctttaatttttttttaaataaatttgtattaaatttgtaaatcttgggaatgtttaattttttgcaaTAATACAACACAGCTAGCCAGTTGAAACTTGATTTAACTGGCTAACATCCACCTACTTATTAGTtgaaaactttaattttaagaaataaacaTATTCACATCCACTTATCACTGGACACTAAAATGAAGATGTCACAGTACTGATTCAATAGCAGAACCTCAAGATGCTACCTGGAGGTTTTGATATTGAGTTGAACAGGGATCAGCATGGGCATCAGGACCAGTCTGTGAATATGCAGCCACGCACTCTGCAAGCTGCAATGCACTGTGTCCTGACATCTGTTGACCATTAGGTGGTGTTCATGTGACTAGTCGATGTAGTTTGTGCAGAGAGTTTACACAACCGATATTTACACAGCTCAGACACAGTTGCCGTGCTAAATAGACCTCTGTAGACTTAATTTATTCTAACATTTTCAGTACTTTATTTAGTATTATTAAGCATTATTAGAAATTTTTGTTGCAATGCCCCTTGTTGGTCACCTTCCAGATCAAAGTATTGCGTTTTGACAAAGTCctggtattttttattttaagtttttaaaatatatgctcCTAGACCATTTTAATCACTATCACAGAACATGTGTACTAACTGAAAAGTTaggtttaattttaagtttGGATCACTTTATTTCAAAACTGTTTTACTAAACCAAGTTACATTGCTTTGATAGAACGTTTTGTAATGATGTGAGACATTTCTTTCTTAAATCTAGTACTGTCTATCTATAAAATATGTAactacaaagaaacaaaaacactcaacTACAGCACAAGTAGCTCACAACTGTACTCAAATACAGTACTTGGGTAAGTTGGtgaatttaaatgtgctgaTTCCTAGCAGTTATTGAGGCCTAGTAATCATTATTGACCACTCAAATGCATAACAAAACTGGACAAGCTTGGCATGTATCTTATATAGAGACAAAGTTATATAAAACACGTAAATATAGTAGCAAAGTAAGTAAATATctagaaagtaaaaaaagtacTGTTTAAGGCACTGCAAGATTTGTATTTTAAGGTGGAGTCATAATTATTTGGCTTAATTTGTGTTATAAAATATGTCAACAATAGGTAAAATATACACTGGATGTCTAAAATATTACCTTAGTAAAAGCATTACTCAATCATTCCCCCTTAATAGGTCAATGCCAGTCACAGTGAAACCATATGTAACCATGAACTTTACTATTCACATGGAATAAACTTGGATAGACATGTAGCTACTGTAGCCTGTCCCCACCTGAAGATAACAGAATCTGCCTTCTGGcacaagaaaaactaaactgtaaaaacaagtTTCACAAGGTTTCATGgggtttctctgtgttttcagtccTTATTTCTAACTAAGTGACAGTACAggtctaaatatttaaaacatttacaatacaaaaacatttttttctagtcttactttaaacataaaaattcaAGTCCCCAATAAACAGTCTTAAGTGGTAAGCAGTCAACATGCTTAGTTATGCAAAAAACAGATATTATAAATTTCATATGAAACGGGCAATTTCAGGGATCAAGTTATTGATTAAAATGCAGCTTTTCCATAACAATGTTTCCAAGTTTCTTGTCTTCAAAGCGGAGAAGGTAAGATAAACAATAGCTGTCCTagctgttgtttttgattttctaaACCATCTGTCTCAATAACAGAGGCACTGGGACAGACAGTGTTAGAATACCCTTTAACATATTACCTTATTGAGTCAAAACAATTTCAAGGATTATTAAGGAttatttttgtcaattttttcaatttttatttgcCCTGTGATTTGATTTCAGAATACAGAGAGACTTTTATCTACATCAGTTTCAATAACAGCTGGAAATTTTCAATAACAGCTGGTCAGGAGggagccacacctggtggggtgagaTTCAAACCTGTGACCAATGATCTACTATTGATCCATCAGGCCCCCTATTTCAAAACTAAACTGATGGCTTACTTTTTTACTTCAGGACAcactatttattttgttaaaatgttcattgtgtaatattatttattagcaTATGATGTGAACAGTGACTTGCTTAGCTTTTGAAACCAATGCCCTGTCTGTAGTCAGCAATGTATGAGAATGGGCtaaaatgcacagaaacaaCATTGTTGTGCTTCAGGCTTTGAGGTATTTTAAATGTAGACAATAGGAAAGAGAGTGCAACTCAATGTAGTCAATCAGTAATAGCAATAATTCACCTcaccttaaaaacaaatcaccaaAAATTGCTATTTACTTTACTCTACTGTAGGATTTTATtgaatgttgctgttttttccaCCATCAGGGATGTGTAGTGGAACACTGACTTGCCATTTCCACTGACATCTGCCGGTCATCTGCAGGTTGTGAGCTTGCTTTGAGACGCTACAAGATGACATAATTACAGAATATTAAACAAGAACACCTGCAGCATATGCACAGACAAAAAAGGTACCTTAtcaatttttaaatgcaaatgtaaatgttaaatgttaagttATTCATAACAACACCACTAACCTGCCAAAACGTCCCTTTTCTTTTGGCCAGTTTGCAGATCATGGTGACTGGTATCATAGCAAGAGATGACAAGGCCAGAAACCAGCCAATCCAGTAAGCCCACCAAGGATACACATAGGTGTTGTTGAACCTCAGGGGGGTGTATCTTACCATCAGATACACAAGTGTTCCCTTTAGAGGGaaacaattaatcaaaaataaacactgtggGAACAAAACgcaaaacaatatatatatatatatatacatgctGCTACACTTACACTGCAAATGAGAGGGGTGACATACAGCCAGCAGTACTTGATCAGTAATAGAGGTTTGTGCCCAGTCATGTCCTCAATGTTTTTACTGAAGCGGTCAGCACctgagacagacacaaacacttcTCATCAGCTCTGGCCCTGCTCAGTGGTGGACATGGGGTGGCAGAAGCTTCTGGCAGGATGGTTTTtgcatatattattatttttattaaactctAGGGGCATTGTTTTATGTCAGAGTGATACAACAGAAAGTGGTTAACAAAAAACTGTTCCACTGAATTACATGGGTTAGTATTACACTGGAATCTATACAACCAAAAAGGTTGCAAACAAATGGGCTCCACCTGGAACTTTGGAGCTGTGCAGGCGCCACTGTAGCTGCACAGTATTCAAAGGGAAAACTAAAATCTTTCATGTGTTACATTTACTTGATAccttttcttgttcttgtttcttcaatttaaaaaagacaaagcaaagtgTTTGTAAAAGATGTAATTCTGTTTTCTCAGAAATATTCCAAAATATTTCTGAGCT
This genomic interval from Channa argus isolate prfri chromosome 5, Channa argus male v1.0, whole genome shotgun sequence contains the following:
- the eno1b gene encoding enolase 1b, (alpha) translates to MSIVKIHAREIFDSRGNPTVEVDLYTDKGLFRAAVPSGASTGIYEALELRDNDKTRYLGKGVSQAVEHINSTIGPALIGQGVSVVEQEAIDQIMIDMDGTENKSKFGANAILGVSLAVCKAGAAEKGVPLYRHIADLAGNADVILPVPAFNVINGGSHAGNKLAMQEFMILPVGASTFKEAMRIGAEVYHNLKNVIKKKYGQDATNVGDEGGFAPNILENQEALELLKEAIAKAGYTEEVVIGMDVAASEFYREGKYDLDFKSPDDPSRYITPDELADLYKTFVKDYPVVSIEDPFDQDDWAAWTNFTGSTDIQVVGDDLTVTNPSRISKAVEEKTCNCLLLKVNQIGTVTESVRACKMAQENGWGVMVSHRSGETEDTFIADLVVGLCTGQIKTGAPCRSERLAKYNQILRIEEELGREARFAGKNFRKPLID
- the ppil1 gene encoding peptidyl-prolyl cis-trans isomerase-like 1; translation: MSGIPPDTWQPPTVALDTTMGTVVVELYWNHAPRTCKNFAELARRGYYNNTKFHRIIKDFMVQGGDPTGTGRGGASIYGKEFEDELNPELKFTGAGILAMANAGPDTNGSQFFLTLGPTQWLDGKHSIFGRVYQGMGVLNRIGMVETNSQDRPVDDIKIIRANVPN